One Chanodichthys erythropterus isolate Z2021 chromosome 22, ASM2448905v1, whole genome shotgun sequence DNA window includes the following coding sequences:
- the arhgap42a gene encoding rho GTPase-activating protein 42 isoform X1: protein MGLPALEFSDSFLDSPDFRERLKCHEIELDRTNKFIKELIKDGNMLISALKNLSAAVQKFSQSLQDFQFECIGDAETDDEINIAQSFKEFSQLLNTVEEERRRLIQNADDVLITPLEKFRKEQIGAAKEGKKKFDKETEKYYTVLEKHLSLSSRKKESLLQEADTQINKERQVFYDASLEYVFKIQEVQERKKFEFVEPLLAFLQGLFTFYHEGYELAHEFEPYKQQLQFNLQNTRNNFESTRQEVENLMRRIRSAEQDFKAPGQWTMEGFLYVQEKRPLGCTWSRHYCTYEKGTKMFTMSNSEFKSGGKQNGLIMSPPEMFKLKSCIRRRTDSIDKRFCFDIEVVERHGIITLQALSESNRRLWMEAMDGKEPIYTLPALLSKKEETFLNEAGFNFVRKCIELVETRGINTMGLYRIGGVNSKVQRLMTSVFAAKAPADMDLDPDTWDNKTITSGLKNYLRCLAEPLMTYRLHKDFIMAVKSDDQNYRVCAVHALVHKLPDKNKEMLDILIKHLHVVSTHSQKNLMTVSNLGVIFGPTLMRSQEETVAAMMNIKFQNIVVEILIENYDKIFHQAPDPNVPLPQPQPHSHSQSRASARRSKAICLSSGSRKSRGLYPPTLCLADADSDTFSSSPSSTPMGSMESLSSHSSEQNSCSKTGSPSRSKHKASGSLCWTTSSPSSNGPKSPACTTSPDSSSKEDANKTDGEWEEALSTSPGDRSSPASEILQRTLGETLENHGEEQRSLSTCSSLTSLHISEGFRSCHGSIQSLVSRSQRDSLKSLHLPDLPPKESVRYRAESSASNGYQRPGSVVACRAAIFESPMISQPTIGREAKALYSCQAEHSHELSFPQGALFSNVYASVEPGWLQATYDGRTGLIPENYVAFF, encoded by the exons ATGGGGCTCCCGGCGCTGGAATTTAGTGATTCTTTTCTGGACAGTCCTGACTTCAGAGAGCGACTCAAATGCCACGAAATTGAGCTGGATCGTACTAATAAATTCATCAAGGAGCTAATCAAAGATGGAAATATGCTTATCAGCGCGCTTAAAA ATCTTTCTGCAGCTGTGCAGAAATTTTCCCAGTCCCTTCAGGATTTCCAGTTTGAATGCATTGGAGATGCAGAGACAGATGATGAGATTAACATTG CCCAGTCATTCAAGGAATTCTCCCAGCTACTGAACACAGTGGAGGAGGAAAGACGACGACTT atacAGAACGCTGATGACGTCTTGATCACTCCGCTGGAGAAGTTTCGCAAAGAGCAGATTGGAGCAGCCAAA gaagGGAAGAAGAAATTTGACAAGGAGACTGAGAAATATTACACGGTTTTGGAGAAGCACTTAAGCCTGTCTTCCAGAAAGAAAGAGTCCCTTTTGCAAGAG GCAGACACCCAGATAAATAAGGAAAGACAGGTCTTCTATGACGCCTCCCTGGAATATGTTTTCAAAATCCAAGAAGTGCAAGAGAGGAAAAAATTTGAGTTTGTTGAGCCA CTGCTAGCTTTCCTCCAGGGACTGTTCACTTTCTATCATGAGGGTTACGAACTGGCACACGAGTTTGAGCCGTACAAGCAACAGCTACAGTTTAACCTCCAAAAT ACAAGGAATAATTTTGAGAGCACAAGACAGGAAGTGGAGAATTTGATGAGAAGGATAAGATCTGCAGAGCAGGACTTTAAAGCTCCAGGACAGTGGACCATGGAGGGCTTCCTCTATGTGCAAGAGAAAC GACCCTTGGGGTGCACATGGAGTCGCCATTACTGCACATATGAGAAAGGGACCAAAATGTTTACGATGAGCAACTCTGAATTCAAATCTGGAGGCAAACAG AATGGACTGATCATGAGTCCCCCTGAGATGTTTAAGCTGAAGTCCTGCATCAGACGGAGGACTGACTCTATTGACAAGCGATTCTGCTTCGACATTGAGGTGGTGGAAAG GCATGGCATCATCACTCTTCAGGCTCTCTCTGAATCCAACAGAAGGCTGTGGATGGAGGCCATGGACGGAAAAGAGCCG ATTTACACCCTTCCAGCACTTCTGAGCAAGAAAGAGGAAA CATTCCTAAATGAAGCAGGCTTTAATTTTGTAAGGAAGTGTATAGAGCTTGTGGAAACAAGAG GCATTAACACAATGGGACTGTACAGAATAGGTGGAGTTAACTCTAAAGTCCAGCGACTGATGACTTCAGTATTTG CAGCCAAAGCTCCTGCAGATATGGACCTTGACCCAGACACCTGGGATAACAAGACCATCACTAGTGGCCTGAAGAATTATCTCCG GTGTCTGGCAGAACCTCTCATGACCTACAGACTCCACAAAGACTTCATCATGGCAGTCA AGTCTGATGATCAGAACTACAGGGTCTGTGCTGTTCACGCCCTCGTCCACAAGCTCCCCGACAAGAATAAAGAGATGCTGGATATTCTGATAAAACATCTTCATGT GGTTTCCACACATAGTCAGAAGAATCTGATGACCGTGTCTAACCTGGGTGTGATTTTTGGCCCAACGCTCATGCGTTCTCAGGAAGAGACAGTTGCTGCCATGATGAACATCaaatttcaaaatattgttGTAGAGATCCTGATAGAAAACTATGATAAG ataTTTCATCAAGCTCCTGACCCTAACGTCCCCCTGCCACAGCCTCAGCCTCACTCTCACTCTCAGTCTCGTGCCAGTGCCCGTCGCAGCAAAGCCATCTGCCTGTCCTCAGGGTCCCGTAAATCCAGAGGCCTGTACCCTCCCACCCTGTGCCTGGCTGATGCTGACA GTGACACATTCAGCAGCAGTCCAAGTAGCACTCCTATGGGCAGTATGGAGTCTCTCTCATCGCACTCTTCAGAGCAGAACAGCTGCTCTAAGACGGGCTCCCCTTCTCGTTCCAAACACAAGGCATCAGGGAGTCTGTGCTGGACCACTTCATCTCCCTCCTCCAATGGGCCTAAAAGCCCTGCTTGCACCACCAGCCCAGATTCCAGCTCCAAAGAGGATGCCAACAAGACTGACGGAGAATGGGAAGAAGCACTGAGTACAAGCCCAGGAGATCGAAGCTCTCCGGCTTCAGAGATTCTCCAGAGGACCCTAGGAGAGACACTGGAGAATCATGGGGAAGAACAACGCAGTCTGTCCACCTGTTCTTCTCTCACTTCACTTCACATTTCTGAGG GTTTCAGAAGTTGTCACGGCTCCATCCAGAGCCTGGTGTCACGCAGTCAAAGAGACAGTCTCAAGTCCCTCCATCTGCCTGATCTTCCTCCTAAAGAGAGTGTGAGATACAGAGCTGAATCCTCAGCCAGCAATGGTTACCAGAGACCGGGATCTGT TGTGGCCTGCCGGGCAGCAATCTTTGAGAGTCCTATGATTTCCCAGCCAACAATAGGAAG AGAGGCTAAAGCCTTGTATTCCTGTCAGGCGGAGCACAGTCATGAGCTCAGCTTTCCTCAAGGGGCGCTCTTCTCCAATG TGTATGCTTCAGTGGAACCTGGCTGGCTCCAAGCTACATATGACGGCAGAACTGGACTTATCCCAGAGAATTATGTGGCGTTCTTCTGA
- the arhgap42a gene encoding rho GTPase-activating protein 42 isoform X2, with amino-acid sequence MGLPALEFSDSFLDSPDFRERLKCHEIELDRTNKFIKELIKDGNMLISALKNLSAAVQKFSQSLQDFQFECIGDAETDDEINIAQSFKEFSQLLNTVEEERRRLIQNADDVLITPLEKFRKEQIGAAKEGKKKFDKETEKYYTVLEKHLSLSSRKKESLLQEADTQINKERQVFYDASLEYVFKIQEVQERKKFEFVEPLLAFLQGLFTFYHEGYELAHEFEPYKQQLQFNLQNTRNNFESTRQEVENLMRRIRSAEQDFKAPGQWTMEGFLYVQEKRPLGCTWSRHYCTYEKGTKMFTMSNSEFKSGGKQNGLIMSPPEMFKLKSCIRRRTDSIDKRFCFDIEVVERHGIITLQALSESNRRLWMEAMDGKEPIYTLPALLSKKEETFLNEAGFNFVRKCIELVETRGINTMGLYRIGGVNSKVQRLMTSVFAKAPADMDLDPDTWDNKTITSGLKNYLRCLAEPLMTYRLHKDFIMAVKSDDQNYRVCAVHALVHKLPDKNKEMLDILIKHLHVVSTHSQKNLMTVSNLGVIFGPTLMRSQEETVAAMMNIKFQNIVVEILIENYDKIFHQAPDPNVPLPQPQPHSHSQSRASARRSKAICLSSGSRKSRGLYPPTLCLADADSDTFSSSPSSTPMGSMESLSSHSSEQNSCSKTGSPSRSKHKASGSLCWTTSSPSSNGPKSPACTTSPDSSSKEDANKTDGEWEEALSTSPGDRSSPASEILQRTLGETLENHGEEQRSLSTCSSLTSLHISEGFRSCHGSIQSLVSRSQRDSLKSLHLPDLPPKESVRYRAESSASNGYQRPGSVVACRAAIFESPMISQPTIGREAKALYSCQAEHSHELSFPQGALFSNVYASVEPGWLQATYDGRTGLIPENYVAFF; translated from the exons ATGGGGCTCCCGGCGCTGGAATTTAGTGATTCTTTTCTGGACAGTCCTGACTTCAGAGAGCGACTCAAATGCCACGAAATTGAGCTGGATCGTACTAATAAATTCATCAAGGAGCTAATCAAAGATGGAAATATGCTTATCAGCGCGCTTAAAA ATCTTTCTGCAGCTGTGCAGAAATTTTCCCAGTCCCTTCAGGATTTCCAGTTTGAATGCATTGGAGATGCAGAGACAGATGATGAGATTAACATTG CCCAGTCATTCAAGGAATTCTCCCAGCTACTGAACACAGTGGAGGAGGAAAGACGACGACTT atacAGAACGCTGATGACGTCTTGATCACTCCGCTGGAGAAGTTTCGCAAAGAGCAGATTGGAGCAGCCAAA gaagGGAAGAAGAAATTTGACAAGGAGACTGAGAAATATTACACGGTTTTGGAGAAGCACTTAAGCCTGTCTTCCAGAAAGAAAGAGTCCCTTTTGCAAGAG GCAGACACCCAGATAAATAAGGAAAGACAGGTCTTCTATGACGCCTCCCTGGAATATGTTTTCAAAATCCAAGAAGTGCAAGAGAGGAAAAAATTTGAGTTTGTTGAGCCA CTGCTAGCTTTCCTCCAGGGACTGTTCACTTTCTATCATGAGGGTTACGAACTGGCACACGAGTTTGAGCCGTACAAGCAACAGCTACAGTTTAACCTCCAAAAT ACAAGGAATAATTTTGAGAGCACAAGACAGGAAGTGGAGAATTTGATGAGAAGGATAAGATCTGCAGAGCAGGACTTTAAAGCTCCAGGACAGTGGACCATGGAGGGCTTCCTCTATGTGCAAGAGAAAC GACCCTTGGGGTGCACATGGAGTCGCCATTACTGCACATATGAGAAAGGGACCAAAATGTTTACGATGAGCAACTCTGAATTCAAATCTGGAGGCAAACAG AATGGACTGATCATGAGTCCCCCTGAGATGTTTAAGCTGAAGTCCTGCATCAGACGGAGGACTGACTCTATTGACAAGCGATTCTGCTTCGACATTGAGGTGGTGGAAAG GCATGGCATCATCACTCTTCAGGCTCTCTCTGAATCCAACAGAAGGCTGTGGATGGAGGCCATGGACGGAAAAGAGCCG ATTTACACCCTTCCAGCACTTCTGAGCAAGAAAGAGGAAA CATTCCTAAATGAAGCAGGCTTTAATTTTGTAAGGAAGTGTATAGAGCTTGTGGAAACAAGAG GCATTAACACAATGGGACTGTACAGAATAGGTGGAGTTAACTCTAAAGTCCAGCGACTGATGACTTCAGTATTTG CCAAAGCTCCTGCAGATATGGACCTTGACCCAGACACCTGGGATAACAAGACCATCACTAGTGGCCTGAAGAATTATCTCCG GTGTCTGGCAGAACCTCTCATGACCTACAGACTCCACAAAGACTTCATCATGGCAGTCA AGTCTGATGATCAGAACTACAGGGTCTGTGCTGTTCACGCCCTCGTCCACAAGCTCCCCGACAAGAATAAAGAGATGCTGGATATTCTGATAAAACATCTTCATGT GGTTTCCACACATAGTCAGAAGAATCTGATGACCGTGTCTAACCTGGGTGTGATTTTTGGCCCAACGCTCATGCGTTCTCAGGAAGAGACAGTTGCTGCCATGATGAACATCaaatttcaaaatattgttGTAGAGATCCTGATAGAAAACTATGATAAG ataTTTCATCAAGCTCCTGACCCTAACGTCCCCCTGCCACAGCCTCAGCCTCACTCTCACTCTCAGTCTCGTGCCAGTGCCCGTCGCAGCAAAGCCATCTGCCTGTCCTCAGGGTCCCGTAAATCCAGAGGCCTGTACCCTCCCACCCTGTGCCTGGCTGATGCTGACA GTGACACATTCAGCAGCAGTCCAAGTAGCACTCCTATGGGCAGTATGGAGTCTCTCTCATCGCACTCTTCAGAGCAGAACAGCTGCTCTAAGACGGGCTCCCCTTCTCGTTCCAAACACAAGGCATCAGGGAGTCTGTGCTGGACCACTTCATCTCCCTCCTCCAATGGGCCTAAAAGCCCTGCTTGCACCACCAGCCCAGATTCCAGCTCCAAAGAGGATGCCAACAAGACTGACGGAGAATGGGAAGAAGCACTGAGTACAAGCCCAGGAGATCGAAGCTCTCCGGCTTCAGAGATTCTCCAGAGGACCCTAGGAGAGACACTGGAGAATCATGGGGAAGAACAACGCAGTCTGTCCACCTGTTCTTCTCTCACTTCACTTCACATTTCTGAGG GTTTCAGAAGTTGTCACGGCTCCATCCAGAGCCTGGTGTCACGCAGTCAAAGAGACAGTCTCAAGTCCCTCCATCTGCCTGATCTTCCTCCTAAAGAGAGTGTGAGATACAGAGCTGAATCCTCAGCCAGCAATGGTTACCAGAGACCGGGATCTGT TGTGGCCTGCCGGGCAGCAATCTTTGAGAGTCCTATGATTTCCCAGCCAACAATAGGAAG AGAGGCTAAAGCCTTGTATTCCTGTCAGGCGGAGCACAGTCATGAGCTCAGCTTTCCTCAAGGGGCGCTCTTCTCCAATG TGTATGCTTCAGTGGAACCTGGCTGGCTCCAAGCTACATATGACGGCAGAACTGGACTTATCCCAGAGAATTATGTGGCGTTCTTCTGA